From Oncorhynchus masou masou isolate Uvic2021 unplaced genomic scaffold, UVic_Omas_1.1 unplaced_scaffold_1152, whole genome shotgun sequence, a single genomic window includes:
- the LOC135529384 gene encoding homeobox protein GBX-2-like has translation MSAAFSPSFMMMQRPLGSTTAFSIDSLIGGPPQPSPGHFVYTGYPMFMPYRSVVLPPHPPPPPALPQSALQQGLSATHPHHQIPSLQNSFCSSLAQGMALTSTLMASLPGGFSASQQHQEAARKFGSQSLHAAFNKSQDIRLDGDDGKTFLGKESATLPSYHDSEPLQSSTGTVNSVLTHGKEDPKEDECNRRDESFSMDSDLDYSSDDNMTGNSMCQKDDGEGNVDEGVHGSNGTGSTTSTGKNRRRRTAFTSEQLLELEKEFHCKKYLSLTERSQIAHALKLSEVQVKIWFQNRRAKWKRVKAGNVNSKTGEPSRNPKIVVPIPVHVSRFAIRSQHQQLEQARP, from the exons ATGAGTGCAGCGTTCAGCCCTTCGTTTATGATGATGCAGCGCCCACTGGGAAGCACCACTGCCTTCAGTATCGACTCTCTGATCGGCGGTCCCCCTCAGCCCAGCCCGGGACACTTCGTCTACACCGGTTACCCCATGTTCATGCCGTACCGGTCAGTGGTGCTCCCACCGCACCCTCCGCCGCCCCCTGCCCTACCCCAGTCCGCCCTGCAGCAGGGGCTCTCGGCTACCCATCCGCACCACCAGATCCCCAGCCTCCAGAACTCTTTCTGCTCTAGCCTGGCTCAGGGCATGGCGCTCACCTCCACCCTGATGGCCAGCCTGCCTGGAGGGTTCTCGGCTTCACAGCAGCACCAGGAGGCGGCGAGGAAGTTCGGCTCGCAGTCTCTCCACGCCGCCTTCAATAAATCTCAGGACATTCGTTTGGATGGGGATGACGGAAAGACATTTCTAGGAAAGGAGTCCGCGACGCTTCCCTCCTACCACGACTCAGAGCCATTGCAGTCATCCACAGGTACAGTAAACTCTGTTTT AACCCACGGCAAAGAAGACCCGAAAGAGGACGAATGCAATAGAAGAGATGAGAGCTTCTCAATGGACAGCGATTTAGACTACAGCTCCGACGACAACATGACGGGTAACTCGATGTGTCAGAAAGATGATGGGGAGGGTAACGTGGATGAGGGCGTCCATGGGTCCAACGGCACTGGCAGCACCACGTCTACCGGTAAGAACCGGCGGCGGAGAACGGCGTTCACGAGCGAGCAGCTCTTGGAACTGGAGAAGGAGTTTCATTGTAAGAAATACCTGTCTTTAACGGAACGCTCTCAGATTGCGCATGCCTTGAAACTCAGCGAAGTTCAAGTCAAGATCTGGTTCCAGAACCGGAGGGCCAAGTGGAAACGCGTAAAGGCTGGTAACGTCAATTCCAAAACCGGCGAGCCCTCTAGGAACCCTAAAATCGTGGTGCCTATCCCTGTGCACGTCAGCCGGTTTGCAATAAGGAGTCAGCACCAACAGTTAGAGCAAGCCAGACCATAA